The Synechococcales cyanobacterium T60_A2020_003 genome includes a region encoding these proteins:
- a CDS encoding CPBP family intramembrane metalloprotease: protein MSAGLGLKRQFQAAIALLLVVGAAVSGMAARLYVSGGVGRSIFVVTRGVLLGLPLAWFLGIDRDRVRWVSPSRREIAAGTTLGLAMAGVILLAYLSIGRSLLDAEIVRDAAALVGLTRPLFFLGFAVYFTVINALVEEYVWRWFVYQKCAVLVKEPYAVYLSALCFTLHHIIALAGYTGNTLVTIFGSLGVFGAGAIWSLCFLRYQSLWACYVSHALADLAIALIGWDLLFLYGVD, encoded by the coding sequence ATGTCCGCTGGATTAGGACTTAAACGACAATTTCAAGCGGCGATCGCCCTTCTGCTGGTGGTGGGAGCGGCGGTTTCGGGGATGGCGGCTCGGCTCTATGTTAGTGGTGGGGTTGGGCGGTCTATTTTTGTGGTGACGCGAGGGGTGTTGCTGGGATTGCCGCTGGCGTGGTTTCTGGGGATTGACCGAGATAGAGTGCGGTGGGTGTCGCCATCTCGGAGAGAGATTGCGGCTGGGACGACGCTGGGCTTGGCGATGGCTGGGGTGATTCTCTTGGCCTATTTGAGTATTGGGCGATCGCTATTGGATGCCGAGATTGTGAGGGATGCGGCAGCATTGGTGGGATTGACCCGACCTCTATTCTTTCTGGGTTTTGCGGTCTATTTTACGGTGATCAATGCGCTGGTAGAAGAGTACGTGTGGCGTTGGTTTGTCTATCAGAAATGTGCGGTACTGGTGAAGGAACCGTATGCGGTCTATCTATCGGCGCTTTGCTTTACGCTGCATCACATCATTGCGCTGGCGGGATATACGGGCAATACGTTGGTAACGATTTTTGGATCGTTGGGCGTGTTCGGTGCGGGGGCGATTTGGTCGTTGTGTTTTCTGCGTTATCAATCGCTGTGGGCGTGTTATGTGAGTCATGCGCTTGCGGATTTGGCGATCGCTCTTATCGGTTGGGATCTTCTATTTTTGTATGGGGTGGATTAG